The region AGAATCTTCAGACGCTTGTTCCTGCTTCCAAGATCAAATGGAGCTATAAAAACAAAAAGGTGACAGCAAGCTATAAAAATTTAACATCAAGAGAGTTAAATACCTTAGTGACCAAAATCTTAAATGTACCCGTAGAGATACAAAAGCTTAAAATTCAAAAAGTCGCTTCATCTTACGATGTGGAGTTCAAATGCAAATGGTAAAAAAAAGTGGTATCGCATTGATAGTGGCCTGGTTTGCCATACTGGTACTGATGCCTAAGCAGGAGTTTTATTATAAGCTGGAAGAAGAACTTGCCAAGCATGGGTTAGAACTCAATGAAGAGAAGATAGATGAAGGATTTTTCTCTTTAAATTTGCATCAGGTCACTGTGTACTTTAAAGGTATCCCTGTGGCAACCATTGAAGAGATGGACCTGTGTACTTTACTTTTCTATAGTAGCCTGGAACTGCAGGGCCTCCATGTAGATGACTCATTAAAAAGGATGGTGCCGCAAGAGACCCAAAAAGCACTTCTCTCCCACTCCATCCTATCTCCTTTGAAGGTTTCTGTGGATGCACAGGGCTCATTTGGTGGAGTGACAGGTGCGATCGATATTAATGTGCGTAAGATACTGTTGGACTTTAATGAGAGTAAGCACATAGAGATGTTAAAGCCTCAGTTGAAAAAAAGTGAAAAAGGATGGACCTATGAAACATCTTTTTAAACCTGAAGTAATCAAAGGGGTCTGGTCGCTTTTGATCCTGTTACTTGTGATTAAAATGGCGTGGTTCGCAGTTGAAATGCTGTGGTTGCCGACGGTGGGAGTAGAGCATAGTGAAGAGAGGGGAGTAAAAGCCCTTTACTATAGAGTCAAGTTAAGCCCAAATGATGCAATGGCACCTACGACCAAGAAGAGACCTGTTGCAGGAAGTATTAAAGATATCAAACTTTTGGCTGTTTACAATGCTTCAGATGTCACTGTCGTGACAGTACAATACAAACGTACAACAAAAGTGCTTGCCAAAGGTGAAGCGATCAATGGATTTGTACTTGAAGGTGCAGGAAGCAACTATGCTACTTTTCGTAAAAATGCAAAAACCTATCAGATCAATTTGATCGTCAGTACAAAGGATAGTGGAAGCATCAAAAGTGCTCAGCCTTCTGCAACTTCAGCCTCTTCAGAAAATCAAGTTGAAGGTGAAATAGTAGATGCAGGGGATCACAAGATCGTAGACCGATCATTGTTGGATCATTATGCTAAAAATATGGATGATATTTATAAGAACATTGGTATTAGGGAAATCAAAAAAGGCAAAGATTTAGAAGGTTTTAGTATCTCCTTTATCCGAAAAGGATCACCTTTTGCGAAGCTTGGGATCCAAAGAGGTGATGTAATCAAGGCGATAAACGGTCAAAAGATAGATAGCTACAATGCTGCTTTTGAGGTGTATAAAAATATTTCAAATATCGATAACCTGACATTGGTTATTCAAAGAGGTAAAGAAGAAATGGAGTTAGAATATGAAGTTAACTAAAATTGTATTGAGTATATTGTTGGTATTGTCTGTAGGATCACATGCGGAAGAAGAGACCGTAGATGTGAATTTCCGTGACCTGAGTGTAAGCGACTTCATTGAGATGGTTTCTAAAATTACACAAAAGAATATTTTGATCGAAGCAGAACCTAAAGGAAAGATCAACTTTGTCTCAACAAAGCCCATTAAAAAGAGTGCACTCTTCTCTTTGGCAAACTCTATTTTGGGGGGCAAAGGCTTAACGATCATAGACCAGGGTGAGTATTATAAAGTGGTAAAAGGCACCGACGCAGCAGGAGAGGGACTTGAAGTAAGCAGCTCTATTAAAGGGGAGACCATGAAAACGGTTATGTTCCCTTTAAAGAACACCAATGCCGCTGTACTTCGTGCAAAGATCAAACCGCTTCTGGACAGAAGTGCAAAAGTGATCTCTTTTAAAGAAAATAATGTTTTGGCCGTCACGGCAACCCCAAGAGTATTGGAATCCATTGCTAAGGTGATCAATGCAGTGGAGGTAACAGGCGAAAAAAAATCGGTTGTATTGAAACTGAAAAATTCCAGCGTGAAAGATGTGTATGCCAATGCGCAAAATATGGCA is a window of Sulfurovum sp. TSL6 DNA encoding:
- a CDS encoding PDZ domain-containing protein codes for the protein MKHLFKPEVIKGVWSLLILLLVIKMAWFAVEMLWLPTVGVEHSEERGVKALYYRVKLSPNDAMAPTTKKRPVAGSIKDIKLLAVYNASDVTVVTVQYKRTTKVLAKGEAINGFVLEGAGSNYATFRKNAKTYQINLIVSTKDSGSIKSAQPSATSASSENQVEGEIVDAGDHKIVDRSLLDHYAKNMDDIYKNIGIREIKKGKDLEGFSISFIRKGSPFAKLGIQRGDVIKAINGQKIDSYNAAFEVYKNISNIDNLTLVIQRGKEEMELEYEVN